Part of the Mauremys reevesii isolate NIE-2019 linkage group 4, ASM1616193v1, whole genome shotgun sequence genome is shown below.
TGTtggagctgcagaatgacagccGAAATGTAAGGCACGTGTGTATCAGTGAATCCACCATGCCCACAGCGTATGCCCCAACCACCAACTCTTTACAAAGCTGCCAGGACATGGTGACCGTATAGAGCAGCGGGTTACAGATGGCCACATAACGGTCATACGCCATCACAGCCAGCAAGAGGCACACAACGTCTGCAAAAATGATAAGGAGATACAGTTGCACAGCGCAGGCAGTGTAAGAAATGCTTTTCCTCTCGCctaagaaattcagcagcatcttaGGGCAAATTAATGAGGAaaagcagaggtcacagaaagacaaattactgaggaaaaagtacatgggggtgtggagacGGGGATCAATCGTGATTAACAAGatcatccccccattccccaccaggGTGATACCATAAATCAGTAGGAACACCCCAAAGAGGGGAACCTGCAGCTCCTGACGATCTGTCAGTCCTGAGAGAATGAACTCAGTCACCTCCGagtgatttcccttttccatctcctctgaacaCAGATCAGGCAGCTACAGAGATCTGGACAGGTGGATGGTTCGGAAAACCTTTCCCTTCTCTGTAATGAAGTAAATGCAGATAAATGGAGATCAGTTTCTAAATGGACATCAGTATCTGCTCAGGGAAGGGCTTAGTCCACAGAGCCAGATGTTCACAGCTGGTCATTCAAGTTGTTCGATAACGTACACACTGCATAAATACAGTGACACACAGGTTAATCATGCCCCAAATACGAACACTCCTGTTCACTAATCCAAGCAGCAAACAGTGATTTTTGACTCTGCTGTAAAAGAATCAGGGGGAGATTAATTCAGTGTGAGGAGATTATTTGTAAGCTCAAAAAAGAGAGACCGTAAAGAAGTGTCAATGTTTCTACTATCTTTGGgcaaggggagctctgtggcttgGCATGTTGGTTTGGGCTAAAGTTGCTTAATGTGctaattaatttttttggcaTTTACTTTAGCCCGTATGAAAACCCAGAGATACACTGGaaagcactggcttcagtgactaTGTAATTGCCTATATTTTCCAACCATGGAAGTCGCTCCTTTAGCTGAAGGGATAGTACCTGGGACTGAGGCTTTCAGTGCTGGAGGTCTTGAATTCAGTACCTGCTGATCCCCATGgtgtccatgtgtgtgtgtgtgactgtaattCAGGACAATCGCGCGTacctgctgagaagagagagagagatgtgttgGCGTTTCCCCATCGATAGAAACTGCCAGTTTGGAGCATTCGGCATGTTTTATACTGAGATGTGTGATCTGTGAAACATGATTCCTGAAGCAACTGGGAATACCTGAGCTCAGAGAGACACCACACCTAATTAATGTGTTCAGTGAACCAAAGCCACCTTGGTGTAATTGGTGCCCTGGGGATTAATTTGACCTACTCTTTCTTACTGTGTTATGAAATGATGCAATTTCTACCAGAGTTACAGAGTATGAGGTTAGGGGTATATTTCATCGTGTTGTTTTTAGTGCAAGTTGGGTACTGTGTACAGCTGATCCACAGAGGGTTATTTTTTTGTGGCGTCGAAACCTTTTGCTAAAAACGTAATATTTCGACTCGGAAATACCACGGGGTGCCTCAGATACCACACACCACCAATCTCTTCCATGAGCCAGGCTCCTCGGCTGGATTACATCCCCCATGATGCATTTTGGTCTCTCCTTTTGCTGAACCGCCCTGGAACTTCTCCAGAGTCCCACAGCCATGATTTAGGGAGGAAGAGAGTTTGGTATTTTTTTATTGGAAATCTTATAATTTCCAGGAAAAAGAGaatttcatggggaaaaaatagttgAATGGAAAATCCAATTTCCCACCAAAAATCTTCTCaagaaaaattttcaaccagccttaGCAATAAATTTGGAATCATAGGAACAGAAAGCTAGATACTGGAGAAACGTACTAATTGTTTGCAGCTGTAACTGATGTCTTCTCAGTCATTCCTGGTTTCAGAATCACCTCATTGTCCCGGCACCAGTAGATGGAATGTAAAACCTGTAAGATATGTAAGAGTACTCCAGATAATCTAGCTATTTATAGCATGCCAATCACCATGGTATCCTATGTCCTTCCCTTGCTAGATTACTCCCCCAAATCGGAAAGATAGATGCACTTATTTTTGCCTGATGGAGACCACACGGTGACCAGAGGATCTCAGGAGGAGACCACAGCATGCTACGGACTTCTGCAGTTAAGAAACTATCCCTCTTGCAGGCATATTATCCACACATAGAGCTCATCTTTAGGATGGTCAGTAAATCTATGAGTCAACTAGAAATACTCATACTCTCAACGcaattattaatatatttttataatgtatgtgaagttataagatggCACTGTATcgtgttattaacacatgtttcAAACCAAGGCTGGCAAACTAGTctgttttaaacaaagaaatgtgtgctctgcttaattttgtATCTAAACAATAACCATAGTCATTAAGCAGGAAGGAAACATACGTACCCTAAAAGGTgaggaaaagcagcagggaacatccttctacACAGAGTTTTTGTCTTCCAGTAACCAGATGGAAATGTTTCTCAAGGGGGGATAGGACTCTAAAAAGAGGGTATAGACATCCCAAGGCacctcgctctctctctctctcttcccctccttgaTTCACTGCATCTGAAGGGATAAAGGAAGCAGACATTGGACTGGTGGAAGGGTCATTACTTATGAAATTTGGTCAATAAGACTGTTGAAAGCACATGGTGAGAAACTTTTGCTTTGAAATTCACATCATTTGCTAACTAAGGAACAAGTTGAATTCTagctttattttcttgtaactatCTCTGACTTCTATGCCTCCttatttgtactcacttaaaattatctttgtagtcaataaactttgttttattattgtatctaatccagtgtgtttaaataaaAGTGTCTGAGAAACTAAGTTGCATACATATTAGTGCTATTAAAGAAATAATGGACAATGTAACTTGTATGGTCCAGGGTAGGACTGGGCAGCACAGGATGTATAATTTTGAGAGGAAATCGAAGACTGTGGAGCGTGttagggtcaccctgcagtataaccaacaGTGGTGAGAGCCTGAGTGTAACccaactgtcataaacagatagttaagggttaaggtctcttttacctgtaaagggttaacatgcagtacctgatgaccacctgaccagaggaccaatcagagacaagataatttcaaatctctgtggaggaagcctttgtctgtgttctttgttagagttctctttttggatctaagagaggccagtcatgtctccaagttctcctggaatagtttctactattcaatagtgagtattaattagaaaggcggattagtcttataatttgatttatacatttgcaattgtgtgttgctgaaggaatttctttaattctgtactattattgcttttactgaaaaagaaaggaggattctctccagagattggtAAGTTTAGACCTGTATATTGTTCCGTCTTGGTTACAGAGatagtgactttcttttttaattctttaataaattattttctattaaggacttggttggtctttccttgggtggattctcagggaaaggagaggagggaggtctCCCTCTGGAGTTGGGTCCCGGGAGCTCTCCTCGGAAAAGGGAGGGGAgaaagcaggggggaatggtttatttctcctaggtgtaagaattCCAGGGATTTGGGgttcttgggatccccaaggattttggggaaggactgtgtcccaatccacgtacctgattgagtggtggcagctttaccagatctaaactaggattttagtttagaagaaGGATTCAtacaggtccccatattggaacccaacatctctaagtgggggtgagacctatgacaccaactattcctggccaggctgcagttacacacacatgctcaggaTGTGATTTGTTGGTGAGTGGCCCAGTTGGAAGccacttcagcaaggcattgcaAGGTTGCAGGTGACAAAGCTGTTGCTTAGTCTGGGTTGGACCCTGGTATGTTACAGCTCCCTCCCGATtcttttgttaattttatttatttcccatAACTTATAGTCCTTGAAACCAAGTTTAGGAGTATGTAGACAggccgactcacccctgcggtgcctcttGGTGGTCATcttcgggaattagctcaatttccagcccggagcaccctctgcaggccagtgatccgcctgtcctctggccctgagtccctcctggaccctgctgcctctgttaactgggtctccccctcccagaaaCCCCACCCacctatccccactttgcctcagtattggctactgcccattCTTCATCTagccccgttcactggggcagattgtaatatcagccactcatcacaggcaaagagTTTGGATCTGCTgtctttgcctacccctgggctgccctctgcaaccccgagtacctcttggcctaatgctaggccgcagcctggggctttccaggcaggagctccccagcgcctcatcctgtccccagccctgctctacttgaggtaccttgtctagctccctgcagccaggcccttctccctctacagccagagagagaccgtttgggctcctggctcattGCCTCTTaccaggggccagctgggcctgattgggacctgaccacagctgggcctgctttctctcaatcagcccaggcttcttgccccagccacagccctctcctgggctgttttaagccctgaagggcaggagcaggggaccaccctgctacagagtaAAACTGCAAAacaatgggggcgggggaaggataggacaagaaccgATGGACTTCATTtgtagcaagggcagtttaggttggacaataGGAAAAACATCccaagagtcagggtggttaagcactggaataacttgcccaggaagattgtggaatctccactgttggagatttttaatagcaggttagacaaacacctgtcagggatcgtCTAGggtaatacttaatcctgccatgagtgcaggggactggactagacgacctctcaaggtccctccagtcctatgattctatggtctcAGAAGGAGCCCTGCACTGAGAGGAGGGGATGCCAGCCTGAGCAGTGGGCAGGGTGAGGGACATGCACCTGCCTAAACTTGACATTCAGCTCCACTGTACCCCCACCACATGCACAGACATGACTTGGTGGTAcctctttgttttttctcccttCACTTACAATGAGTTGCGGATGGAAGCAGTACCTGCTCAGAACCCTAAAATCAGACTAAGAGTTGAATCTTGCCCTGTTTGCTAACCACAACCACATTACCCTTAATACCTCTGGAGCTGCTTCCTGGGATGACTTTGAGATTTGTTCCCTGGAGCATCTTTTCTCCCAGGACAACAGGTGTGCACAGCACATGCAATTAATGTTGTGATCGTGTCTTTCCTTGTGGAAATGGAATACAGAGGGCCAGAGCACCAACTGGTCTGGATCGCAGTCTCACCCTTGACGTCTTTTGAATATGATACAAAACTGAGGTGAATGTATTCCAATTCATGTGTTGGTCACCGCTCCATAAGTCTCTTTAAGTAATTTCCCATCATTGGGACATGAAAGTGTCTAGAAATGGGTGAATTTCTTTGGGACATAATAATTTATTGTGAAAAACAATGCAGTTGGGGTTGACCTGAAACTCTTCACAATGTGTTACAAAGTCTTCTAATAGCCTTTTCCCAAAAcaatgtgtgtggaggggagcaaAGCAGCCACCGGTAGGAGGTGGTGATGCTCCATCTCTTTATAATTTTTTGCTCAATGGTTAGGGTGTTCACCTGTGAGGTGGGTGATCCtggttcaattcccccttctgTCCAGTGCTGGGCAAAGATGTGCACTTGAGTTTCCTGTATTTACAGAAAGCATCCCAGCCACTGAGTGATGTGCTATTCCAATCTGGGTTGCTCTTGATCTCTCCTTTCAAAGTTTTTCTACAGTGGATAATAAAttaaataaccattggaacaaagacATGAAGTTGGGCATCTCAGTGCCCCGAACTACCAgtctatagagtcattctctctttctggccctgtgatTCTTCCTGTATTTTATCCACAATGCAACAACTTCAGTGGAGAGAatgaggccatatctacactactgGCTAAGTCGAGACTACTGCGATAGATGAAATGGTGTTGATTGAGCAGGTTTGGGGAGTATCAGGAGGGTGTGCAAAATCCCCTTTGGTTCAGCCATAGAAATAATAAAATTCATACTTGcaactgcataacaaaacaaaattcaCTACAAAACAGAGGGAGATAGATGTGATGCCCCCCTTTTGTTTCCCAATACAAATAGCTCTATGCTTTCAATGCACATCACAGGAATTTTGCTGGGGTAATACCCTAATAAAGCCCCGATCTTAGTTGGGGCCTGCAGGCTTTGTGGgaat
Proteins encoded:
- the LOC120403423 gene encoding olfactory receptor-like protein OLF1 translates to MEKGNHSEVTEFILSGLTDRQELQVPLFGVFLLIYGITLVGNGGMILLITIDPRLHTPMYFFLSNLSFCDLCFSSLICPKMLLNFLGERKSISYTACAVQLYLLIIFADVVCLLLAVMAYDRYVAICNPLLYTVTMSWQLCKELVVGAYAVGMVDSLIHTCLTFRLSFCSSNIIRHFFCDIPPLLALSCSDTRINEIVMFAFTCCIQVICFVPVLLSYVYIISTILQIRSAEGRHKAFSTCSFHLTAVVLLFGTLLFVYLRPTSSYSMDTDKVVSLFYTVVIPMLNPFIYSLRNTEVKDALRRAMNKLLTDS